A genomic window from Thunnus thynnus chromosome 12, fThuThy2.1, whole genome shotgun sequence includes:
- the LOC137194789 gene encoding tripartite motif-containing protein 16-like isoform X1, with amino-acid sequence MEQKGVQLDRETFSCSICLDLLKDPVTIPCGHSYCMNCIKTHWNGEDQRKIYSCPQCRQTFTPRPVLVKNTMLADLVEQLKKTGLQAAPADHYYAGPEDVACDVCTGRKRKALKSCLTCPASYCENHLQPHYDAAPLKKHKLVDPSEKLQENICSRHDEVMKMFCLTDQQSICYLCSVDEHKGHDTVSAAAERTERQRELEVSRQNIQQRIQDREKDVKLLQQEVKTINRSADKAVEDSEKIFTELIRLIQKRSSDVNQQIRSQQETEVSRVKELQEKLEQEITELKRKDAELKQFSHTEDHIQFLHNYPSLSQLSASTNSSSINIRPLRYFEDVTAAVSELRDQLQDILREKWTNILLTVTEVDVLLSEPEPKTRAEFLKYAREITLDPNTANPELLLSEGNRKAEISLGLQSYSSHPDRFTGWSQVLSRESLTGRCYWEVEWRGEGVDVAVAYKNIRRAGSSSVCRFGLSNKSWALCCYTNHYKFWFNKIKTRVSGPQSSRIGVYLDHRAGILSFYSISETMTLLHRVQTTFTQPLYAGLCPYYVGDTAEFC; translated from the coding sequence ATGGAGCAGAAAGGAGTTCAGCTGGACAGAGAAACCTTCTcttgttcgatctgtctggatctactgaaggatccggtgactattccctgtggacacagctactgcatgaactgtattaaaacacactggaatggagaggatcagaggaagatctacagctgccctcagtgcagacagaccttcacaccgaggcctgtcctggtgaaaaacaccatgttagcagatttagtggagcagctgaagaagactggactccaagctgctcctgctgatcactacTacgctggacctgaagatgtggcctgtgatgtctgcactgggaggaagcggaaagccctcaagtcctgtctgaCTTGTCCTGCTTCTTACTGTGAGAATCATCTTCAGCCTCATTATGATGCAGCtccattaaagaaacacaagctggtcgacccctcagagaagctccaggagaacatctgctctcgtcatgatgaggtgatgaagatgttctgccttactgatcagcagagtatctgctatctctgctctgtggatgaacataaaggccacgacacagtctcagctgcagctgaaaggactgagaggcagagagagcttgaggtgagtcgacaaaacatccagcagagaatccaggacagagagaaagatgtgaagctgcttcaacaggaggtgaaGACCATCaatcgctctgctgataaagcagtggaggacagtgagaagatcttcactgagctgatccgtctcatccagaaaagaagctctgatgtgaatcagcagatcagatcccagcaggaaactgaagtgagtcgagtcaaagagcttcaggagaagctggagcaggagatcactgagctgaagaggaaagacgcagAACTGAAGcagttctcacacacagaggatcacatccagtttctacacaactacccctcactgtcacaactcagtgcatctacaaactcatccagcatcaatatccgtcctctgagatactttgaggatgtgacagcagctgtgtcagagctcagagatcaactacaggacatcctgagggagaaatggacaaacatcttactgacagtgactgaagtggacgttttactgtcagaaccagaacccaagaccagagctgagttcttaaaatatGCACGTGAAATCactctggatccaaacacagcaaacccagagctgttattatctgaggggaacagaaaagcagaaataagTCTGGGCCTACAGTCttattctagtcacccagacagattcactggatggagtcaggtcctgagtagagagagtctgactggacgttgttactgggaggtggagtggagaggtGAAGGAGTTGatgtagcagtcgcatacaagaatatcagaaGAGCAGGGAGCTCAAGTGTATGTAGATTTGGACTCAGTAACAAATCTTGGGCTTTATGTTGTTATACTAACCATTATAAATTTTGGTTCAACAAAATCAAAACCCGTGTCTCAGGTCCTCAGTCCTCCAGaataggagtgtacctggatcacagagcaggtattctgtccttctacagcatctctgaaaccatgactctcctccacagagtccagaccacattcactcagcctctctatgctggactttgtCCTTATTATGTTGGGGACACAGCTGAGTTCTGTtaa